Proteins encoded together in one Marinobacter salsuginis window:
- a CDS encoding mechanosensitive ion channel family protein produces MIGDVMAMVNGWIENFGLLSEAWRVGIVVFALVFGTATVAYIASHIIAALERKFSQTKNLFDDALLHAARKPVVAFVWLQGVYWAAEVAHKYSEAEIFKANESVLQIGFIFVLVWAVLRLIKEAEGILVSPLKMKQPMDYTTVNAVSKLSRAVVIITAVLIAMQSMGYSISGVLAFGGVGGIAVGFAAKDLLANFFGGFIIHLDRPFKVGDWVRSPDRNIEGTVEHIGWRLTTIRTFDKRPLYVPNAAFTTIAVENPSRMTNRRIYETIGIRYADVGQMASIVDDIKAMLQEHEEIDSDETLIVNFLAFNASSLDIMVYTFTKTTQWVRFHEVKQDVLLKISDIIEGYGAEVAFPTRTLHLPEGVRLSGSQSEGSSDKGAADSSGKSQNRQTTGDVEDSGEAE; encoded by the coding sequence ATGATCGGAGATGTTATGGCCATGGTGAATGGCTGGATCGAGAATTTCGGGCTGCTGTCTGAAGCCTGGCGCGTCGGAATTGTCGTATTTGCGCTGGTTTTCGGGACAGCCACGGTGGCGTATATCGCCAGCCATATCATCGCTGCCCTGGAGCGTAAATTCAGTCAGACCAAGAACCTGTTTGACGACGCGTTATTGCACGCGGCCCGCAAACCGGTTGTAGCGTTTGTCTGGCTGCAAGGGGTCTACTGGGCTGCGGAAGTGGCTCATAAATACTCGGAAGCAGAGATATTCAAGGCGAACGAGTCCGTCCTTCAGATCGGTTTCATCTTTGTTCTGGTGTGGGCCGTTCTTAGGCTGATCAAGGAAGCTGAGGGGATACTGGTATCGCCTCTGAAAATGAAGCAGCCCATGGACTACACCACCGTCAACGCGGTGAGCAAATTGTCCCGGGCGGTGGTCATCATTACTGCAGTGCTTATTGCGATGCAGTCCATGGGCTACAGCATTTCCGGTGTCCTGGCGTTCGGCGGCGTGGGCGGTATTGCCGTTGGCTTTGCTGCCAAGGACCTGCTGGCCAACTTTTTCGGCGGCTTTATTATCCATCTGGACCGGCCGTTCAAGGTAGGGGACTGGGTACGTTCACCGGATCGCAATATCGAGGGTACGGTGGAGCACATCGGCTGGCGCCTCACCACCATCCGAACCTTCGATAAACGGCCGCTTTATGTGCCCAATGCCGCGTTCACCACCATCGCGGTGGAGAACCCATCGCGCATGACCAATCGCCGGATCTACGAAACCATCGGCATTCGGTATGCCGATGTCGGGCAGATGGCGTCCATCGTTGATGACATCAAGGCCATGCTTCAAGAGCATGAAGAGATTGACAGCGATGAGACCCTGATCGTGAACTTCCTCGCGTTCAATGCCTCCTCGCTGGATATCATGGTGTACACCTTTACCAAGACAACCCAGTGGGTCCGGTTCCACGAGGTGAAGCAGGATGTGCTGCTGAAAATCAGTGACATCATTGAGGGTTACGGTGCCGAGGTGGCTTTCCCGACCCGCACATTGCATCTTCCGGAGGGCGTGAGGCTGTCCGGATCACAGTCCGAGGGTTCATCAGACAAGGGCGCGGCGGATTCATCCGGCAAGTCGCAGAATCGCCAGACCACTGGAGATGTAGAAGATTCAGGAGAGGCAGAATGA
- the mfd gene encoding transcription-repair coupling factor: MSQGASTRPSLRSMIAPEFPSRAADHRTWGQLHGSSDALAICESARAHKGLTLVITRSTADAIRLEQAMRFFLGLPPEEDGPAISEDGLELLSLPDWETLPYDLFSPHQDIISRRIRTLHRLPSTSHGVLVVPARTLMHRLPPVNYLQGNTLLLEVGQSLDIENWRMQLEAAGYRHAENVYEHGEYAVRGAILDIFPMGASLPYRIDLFDDEIETLRTFDPETQRSIDRIDRIELLPAFEFPWHKEARSGFRSRWFEQFPDADKDTPIYQDVTQGITPPGIEYYLPLFFDETATLFDYLPGATHVFTADGLNDAVSHFDSETRNRYEDRRHDRLRPILPPTRLFLQQEELFRHLKAFPRVTISSDSQEATGSVNCPTRTLPNIAMDGRAADPAGRLKRFLGDFDGHVLICAESSGRREALLENLGEQGLELKTLAGWQAFLDDHETPLAITIAPMEQGLVLPEHSIALITETALFGERVLQRRRREKPTETDDAGFRDLSELRIGAPVVHIDHGVGRYLGLETITVEGEASEFLMLEYAGGSKLYVPVSSLHLISRYAGNDTEHAPLHKLGTDRWSTAKQKALEKIRDTAAELLDVYARREARKGFSFEDPKEAYRAFAAGFPFEETPDQQVAIQSVFEDMTSERPMDRLVCGDVGFGKTEVAMRAAFLATWSGKQVAVLVPTTLLAQQHYESFRDRFSETPVQVELLSRFRTAGQTSKALEAVENGKADIVIGTHKLLQGDIKFKNLGLVIIDEEHRFGVQQKERLKALRAEVDMLNLTATPIPRTLNMAMGHLRDLSIIATPPARRLSVKTFVRQKDNAMVKEAILREILRGGQVYFLHNDVATIEKTAEDLRALIPEARVGVAHGQMRERDLEKIMSDFYHKRFNVLVCTTIIETGIDVPSANTIIIERADKFGLAQLHQLRGRVGRSHHQAYAYLLTPPPKSITTDAKKRLDAISEAQDLGAGFMLATHDLEIRGAGELLGEEQSGQIESIGFTLYMQLLDEAVKAIREGRTPNADLPLSHGTEMNLRIPALIPEDYLPDVHNRLMLYKRIASVDSPDALKELQVEMIDRFGLLPEPAKNLIRQTELRLRAEGLGIVKVDAGKEWARLEFGSSTPVDPLVLVKKVQSAPDQYRLEGANSFRFRLKDATTGGKLDGISRMLGELEPAKSHASGS, from the coding sequence ATGAGCCAAGGTGCCAGCACACGCCCGTCACTCCGATCCATGATTGCCCCGGAATTCCCTTCCCGAGCGGCTGATCACAGGACATGGGGCCAATTACATGGCAGCAGTGATGCGCTGGCCATCTGTGAAAGCGCCCGCGCCCACAAAGGCCTGACTCTGGTGATAACCCGGAGCACCGCCGATGCCATCCGGCTTGAACAGGCGATGCGGTTCTTTCTCGGGCTGCCTCCTGAAGAGGATGGCCCCGCCATCAGCGAAGACGGATTGGAGCTGCTCTCCCTGCCGGACTGGGAAACCCTGCCCTACGATCTGTTCTCCCCGCATCAGGACATCATCTCCCGGCGAATCCGGACGCTGCATCGCTTGCCCTCGACCAGCCATGGGGTACTGGTAGTTCCTGCAAGAACCCTGATGCACAGGTTGCCGCCGGTTAACTACCTCCAGGGCAATACTCTGCTTCTGGAAGTCGGGCAGTCCCTGGATATAGAAAACTGGCGCATGCAGCTGGAGGCGGCAGGCTACCGGCACGCCGAGAACGTCTACGAACACGGTGAATACGCCGTTCGCGGCGCGATACTGGACATTTTTCCCATGGGCGCCAGCCTCCCCTACCGGATTGACCTGTTCGATGATGAAATCGAAACTCTCCGGACCTTCGATCCCGAAACCCAGCGTTCGATTGACCGGATAGATCGGATCGAACTGCTGCCTGCTTTCGAATTTCCATGGCATAAGGAAGCACGGTCGGGCTTCCGTAGCCGCTGGTTCGAGCAGTTTCCGGACGCCGACAAGGACACGCCCATATACCAGGACGTGACCCAGGGCATCACGCCACCGGGGATCGAGTACTACCTGCCCCTGTTCTTCGACGAGACGGCAACCCTGTTCGATTATCTGCCTGGGGCGACCCATGTCTTTACCGCCGACGGGCTGAACGACGCGGTCAGCCATTTTGACAGCGAAACCCGTAACCGTTACGAAGACCGTCGCCACGATCGACTGCGGCCGATACTGCCACCCACCCGGCTGTTTCTGCAGCAGGAGGAGCTGTTCAGACACCTGAAAGCCTTTCCCAGGGTAACCATCTCCTCCGATTCCCAGGAGGCCACAGGATCGGTCAATTGCCCGACAAGAACCCTGCCGAATATCGCCATGGATGGTCGTGCCGCTGATCCTGCGGGCCGTCTCAAGCGGTTTCTCGGTGATTTTGACGGCCACGTACTGATCTGCGCAGAGTCATCCGGCCGGCGGGAAGCCCTGCTGGAGAATCTTGGCGAACAGGGCCTTGAGCTGAAAACCCTGGCCGGCTGGCAGGCTTTTCTGGACGATCACGAAACCCCGCTGGCCATTACCATTGCCCCGATGGAGCAAGGCCTGGTACTACCCGAGCATTCCATCGCCCTTATTACAGAAACGGCTTTATTTGGCGAGCGGGTATTGCAGCGACGTCGCCGGGAGAAGCCCACAGAAACCGACGATGCAGGTTTTCGGGACCTGTCGGAATTGCGGATCGGTGCACCGGTGGTTCACATCGACCATGGGGTGGGCCGCTATCTGGGCCTCGAAACCATAACCGTTGAGGGCGAGGCCAGCGAGTTTCTGATGCTGGAGTACGCCGGTGGCTCCAAACTCTATGTGCCGGTGTCCAGCCTGCATCTGATTTCCCGCTATGCCGGCAATGACACCGAGCACGCGCCGCTGCACAAACTGGGCACGGATCGCTGGAGCACAGCAAAACAGAAAGCCCTTGAGAAAATCCGCGATACCGCCGCCGAGCTTCTGGACGTCTACGCCCGCCGGGAGGCGCGCAAGGGTTTCAGCTTCGAGGATCCGAAGGAGGCCTACCGAGCCTTTGCGGCCGGCTTCCCGTTCGAGGAGACGCCCGACCAGCAGGTGGCTATTCAGTCAGTGTTCGAGGACATGACCAGTGAGCGACCGATGGACCGCCTGGTCTGTGGTGATGTCGGCTTCGGGAAAACTGAGGTCGCCATGCGCGCCGCCTTCCTGGCCACATGGTCCGGCAAACAGGTGGCGGTTCTTGTGCCCACCACCCTGCTCGCCCAACAGCACTACGAGTCCTTCCGGGACCGCTTCTCAGAAACCCCGGTTCAGGTCGAGCTGCTCAGCCGATTCCGTACCGCCGGCCAGACCAGCAAAGCCCTCGAGGCGGTGGAGAATGGCAAGGCCGACATCGTGATCGGCACCCACAAACTGCTTCAGGGTGACATCAAATTCAAGAATCTCGGCCTGGTCATCATTGATGAAGAACACCGGTTTGGCGTCCAGCAAAAGGAAAGATTGAAAGCGCTGCGGGCCGAAGTGGACATGCTCAACCTCACCGCGACTCCGATCCCGCGGACCCTGAACATGGCCATGGGGCATCTGCGGGATCTCTCGATTATCGCAACACCTCCGGCCCGGCGACTCTCGGTGAAAACCTTCGTGCGCCAGAAAGACAATGCCATGGTCAAGGAAGCCATCTTGCGGGAAATTCTCCGCGGCGGTCAGGTGTACTTCCTGCACAATGATGTGGCAACAATCGAGAAAACCGCCGAGGATCTGCGGGCACTGATTCCCGAAGCCCGCGTGGGCGTCGCCCACGGCCAGATGCGGGAGCGGGATCTCGAGAAGATCATGTCGGACTTCTACCACAAGCGCTTCAACGTGCTGGTGTGCACAACCATCATTGAGACCGGCATCGACGTTCCCAGCGCCAACACCATTATTATCGAGCGGGCAGACAAGTTCGGCCTGGCCCAGCTGCACCAGCTTCGGGGTCGCGTTGGCCGGTCGCACCACCAGGCCTATGCGTATCTGCTGACGCCACCGCCGAAATCGATTACGACCGACGCCAAAAAACGGCTGGACGCCATCTCGGAGGCGCAGGACCTCGGCGCTGGCTTTATGCTGGCCACCCATGACCTGGAAATCCGCGGCGCCGGTGAGCTGCTGGGCGAGGAACAGAGCGGGCAGATCGAAAGCATCGGCTTTACCCTCTACATGCAGCTGCTGGACGAGGCCGTCAAGGCTATCCGGGAGGGCCGGACACCCAACGCCGACCTGCCCCTGAGCCACGGCACCGAGATGAACCTGAGAATTCCGGCATTGATTCCAGAAGATTACCTGCCGGATGTTCATAACCGCCTGATGCTCTACAAGCGAATCGCCAGCGTCGACAGCCCGGATGCATTAAAAGAACTTCAGGTTGAAATGATTGACCGGTTCGGATTGTTACCGGAGCCGGCCAAGAATCTGATCCGCCAGACCGAGCTTCGGCTCCGGGCAGAAGGCCTGGGCATCGTGAAAGTTGACGCTGGCAAGGAATGGGCGCGCCTCGAGTTTGGCAGTTCGACTCCGGTGGACCCTCTGGTTCTGGTTAAAAAAGTGCAATCTGCACCGGACCAATACCGGCTCGAAGGTGCCAACAGCTTCCGTTTTCGGCTGAAGGATGCCACAACCGGTGGTAAACTCGACGGCATTTCCCGGATGCTTGGCGAGCTGGAGCCTGCGAAAAGTCACGCATCCGGCTCATGA
- a CDS encoding CsiV family protein, whose translation MQTDGIRWCRYPTRAFLAALLLSFAATGAAQQPDRATLPLEPGTPIPDDYYRAEFVILERIIEPEAVNERMSGRTVEEPIETEEVLWSALEDGTTETTLELAPREDLHLASAAARLERSGRYRVLLAAGWYEAFPPDYEGTPLQVEIGDWINNARTREVEGHITIDRQRYLHVNVHLNHWQLAEDAQALPEDETTELSQETPPPAGATGAEDTAPSSTTLDESAAQPLAVMAEPAPLELLTWIRETRRMRSEEIHFLDSPTIGVLVFFKKIEATE comes from the coding sequence TTGCAGACTGACGGAATTCGCTGGTGCCGATACCCGACCCGGGCCTTCCTGGCCGCCCTCCTGCTGAGCTTCGCAGCCACAGGGGCTGCCCAACAGCCAGACCGGGCAACACTGCCCCTGGAGCCCGGCACCCCCATTCCCGACGATTACTACCGGGCCGAGTTCGTGATTCTTGAGCGGATTATAGAGCCCGAGGCCGTGAATGAGCGCATGTCTGGCCGCACGGTAGAGGAGCCGATAGAAACGGAGGAGGTTCTCTGGTCTGCGCTGGAGGATGGCACCACGGAAACCACCCTGGAACTGGCGCCCCGGGAAGACCTTCACCTTGCCAGCGCGGCGGCGCGACTTGAGCGCAGTGGACGGTACCGTGTGCTCCTGGCTGCCGGTTGGTATGAGGCGTTCCCGCCGGATTACGAGGGCACGCCCCTGCAGGTGGAAATTGGTGATTGGATTAACAACGCCCGTACCAGGGAGGTTGAAGGCCACATTACCATCGACCGGCAACGCTACCTGCACGTAAATGTTCACCTCAACCACTGGCAGCTGGCGGAAGATGCTCAAGCCCTGCCTGAAGACGAGACGACCGAGTTGTCACAGGAGACGCCCCCGCCTGCAGGGGCGACCGGCGCTGAAGACACCGCTCCCTCTTCAACGACACTCGACGAATCTGCCGCTCAGCCACTTGCTGTAATGGCTGAGCCTGCCCCGCTGGAGTTATTGACCTGGATTCGGGAAACCCGGCGTATGCGCAGCGAGGAAATCCACTTCCTGGACTCCCCCACGATCGGCGTACTGGTGTTCTTCAAGAAGATTGAGGCAACGGAGTAA
- a CDS encoding L,D-transpeptidase family protein, protein MDLSLQRLRLETAGGELVASYPVSTALNGPGESDGSGCTPRGEHYVRACIGAGLPVGTVFRARRPTGEIYSSELARQHPDRDWILSRILWLCGRQWGENRGPGVDTFRRFIYIHGTPDSEPMGVPLSHGCVRMRNEDIIDLFDRVAPGTAVSIR, encoded by the coding sequence ATAGATCTGAGCCTCCAGCGCCTGCGGCTTGAAACCGCAGGCGGAGAGCTTGTTGCTTCCTATCCGGTTTCCACCGCGTTGAACGGGCCGGGAGAGAGCGATGGCAGTGGCTGTACGCCCCGGGGAGAGCACTATGTCCGGGCCTGTATCGGGGCAGGACTTCCCGTTGGAACCGTATTCCGGGCACGGCGCCCCACCGGAGAAATCTACAGCTCCGAACTTGCCCGTCAGCACCCTGACCGCGACTGGATCCTGAGCCGGATTCTCTGGTTGTGCGGCCGCCAGTGGGGCGAAAACCGGGGGCCGGGTGTCGATACTTTCCGTCGCTTCATATACATTCACGGCACGCCGGACAGTGAGCCGATGGGAGTGCCGCTGTCCCACGGCTGTGTGCGGATGCGCAATGAAGACATTATTGATCTGTTTGATCGCGTCGCGCCGGGAACGGCCGTTTCCATTCGATAA
- a CDS encoding TetR/AcrR family transcriptional regulator, translated as MAQSDTVDRILDAAEELFADRGFSETSLRMITSKAKVNLAAVNYHFGSKNALIHAVFARFLTPFSATLENAFDELEERCDGKPPTLNQTLWALTESAVRMPQRNEKGISIFMRLLGLAYTQSQGHLRKFLEQEYSEPFSRFMRLLKEATPQLSSVDRYWRIQFMLGATAFTMSSSDALRDILQNKLGVETTVQEIAARLVPFLAAGMQAEDAMLVPPVGSKVSVA; from the coding sequence ATGGCGCAGTCTGATACCGTTGACCGGATTCTCGATGCAGCCGAAGAGCTGTTCGCCGACCGGGGTTTTTCGGAAACCTCGCTCCGAATGATTACCAGTAAGGCTAAAGTAAATCTGGCCGCTGTCAATTACCACTTTGGTTCAAAGAACGCCCTGATTCACGCCGTTTTCGCACGCTTTCTGACGCCGTTTTCTGCAACCCTGGAGAACGCCTTTGATGAGCTTGAGGAACGCTGTGACGGCAAACCGCCAACGCTGAATCAGACGCTCTGGGCGCTTACCGAAAGTGCGGTGCGCATGCCTCAACGCAACGAGAAGGGCATCTCGATCTTCATGCGCTTGCTTGGGCTTGCCTACACCCAGTCCCAGGGGCATTTGCGCAAGTTCCTGGAACAGGAATACAGCGAGCCCTTCAGCCGTTTCATGCGGTTGCTCAAGGAAGCGACTCCCCAGCTGTCGTCGGTGGATAGATATTGGCGCATCCAGTTCATGTTGGGAGCAACAGCCTTCACCATGTCCAGCAGCGATGCATTGAGAGACATCCTTCAGAACAAGTTGGGTGTGGAAACCACAGTTCAGGAAATTGCCGCGCGATTGGTCCCCTTCCTGGCCGCCGGCATGCAGGCGGAAGACGCCATGCTGGTTCCACCGGTTGGCAGCAAGGTCTCGGTTGCCTGA
- a CDS encoding S-methyl-5'-thioinosine phosphorylase yields the protein MTSPEKMHPVGIIGGTGLTTLSGLEITGERQVGTPWGSPSAPLVEGRLGDQPAIFLSRHGNPHRIPPHQVNYRANLKALYDAGVRTVVGVNAVGGIHPDMGPAHVVIPDQIIDYTWGRASTFFEGDLESVTHIDFTWPYDESARQILIDAAGAEGVPFSGFGVYGATQGPRLETSAEIIRMERDGCDLVGMTGMPEAALAAELGMRYVCLGLVVNWAAGKSDHIITMEEIEAAIEQGMSGVKRILAVSMAGLGVLTPLPQSS from the coding sequence ATGACGTCACCGGAGAAAATGCACCCTGTTGGCATTATTGGCGGCACCGGCCTGACCACCCTTTCGGGCCTGGAAATCACCGGTGAAAGGCAGGTTGGCACGCCATGGGGCAGTCCATCGGCGCCGCTGGTGGAAGGGCGGCTTGGCGATCAGCCCGCTATCTTCCTGTCGCGACATGGTAATCCGCACCGTATTCCACCCCATCAGGTTAACTATCGGGCGAATCTGAAGGCCCTTTACGATGCCGGTGTCCGGACGGTAGTGGGTGTCAACGCCGTCGGTGGTATCCACCCGGATATGGGGCCTGCCCACGTCGTTATTCCCGATCAGATTATTGATTACACCTGGGGGCGTGCCAGCACCTTTTTCGAGGGTGACCTGGAGTCGGTGACCCATATAGATTTCACCTGGCCCTATGACGAGAGTGCCCGTCAGATCCTGATTGATGCCGCAGGCGCAGAGGGCGTGCCGTTTTCCGGTTTCGGGGTGTATGGCGCAACCCAGGGGCCAAGGTTGGAAACTTCAGCCGAGATCATCCGGATGGAACGGGACGGATGCGACCTCGTGGGCATGACCGGCATGCCGGAGGCCGCGCTGGCAGCGGAACTGGGGATGCGCTATGTCTGTCTGGGGCTGGTGGTCAATTGGGCGGCTGGCAAATCCGATCACATCATCACGATGGAAGAGATCGAGGCGGCCATCGAGCAGGGAATGTCCGGTGTTAAACGGATTCTCGCAGTGTCGATGGCCGGCCTTGGAGTGCTTACTCCGTTGCCTCAATCTTCTTGA